A DNA window from Myripristis murdjan chromosome 19, fMyrMur1.1, whole genome shotgun sequence contains the following coding sequences:
- the LOC115377909 gene encoding sulfotransferase family cytosolic 2B member 1-like, with amino-acid sequence MTEAELYTVYKGVFLPTALHSPESLKYYEEFSFRPDDIIVVTYPKSGTTWSQEILPLILSGGDAAAIETLPNWDRVPWLEELRACVLDLEQRPSRRVFATHFHYNMMPPSFFKTKPQVIYIMRNPKDVFTSSFHYYGMASYLVNPGTQKEFLHKFLDGKIMFGSWFDHIKGWLNAEDQERILYIAYEEMIMDLQDSVARLAQFLERPLSSEVIEKIAERCAFKNMKQNKMSNYSLVPPGFMDLDKSHFLRKGIAGDWKNQLTVAEAEYFDAVYKEKMKDVKYKFVWD; translated from the exons ATGACAGAGGCAGAGTTATACACTGTGTACAAAGGGGTCTTTCTCCCTACAGCGTTACACAGTCCAGAGAGCCTGAAATACTACGAGGAGTTCTCCTTTCGTCCAGATGACATTATCGTTGTGACCTACCCCAAGTCAG GTACGACATGGTCACAGGAGATCCTTCCTCTGATCCTGAGTGGAGGAGATGCCGCTGCCATTGAGACACTTCCCAACTGGGACCGGGTCCCCTGGCTGGAGGAGCTCAGGGCCTGTGTTCTTGACCTGGAGCAGAGGCCGTCTCGACGCGTGTTCGCCACACACTTCCACTACAACATGATGCCACCGTCCTTCTTCAAAACCAAGCCGCAG GTCATTTACATCATGAGGAACCCCAAAGATGTGTTTACATCTTCTTTTCACTATTATGGCATGGCCAGCTACCTCGTCAACCCGGGCACACAGAAGGAGTTCCTACATAAGTTCCTTGATGGAAAAA tcaTGTTTGGCTCGTGGTTTGATCACATAAAAGGCTGGCTGAATGCTGAAGACCAAGAGCGCATACTGTACATCGCCTATGAGGAAATGATCATG GATCTCCAGGACTCTGTGGCGAGACTGGCCCAGTTCTTGGAGCGACCTCTGAGCTCTGAGGTGATAGAGAAGATCGCAGAACGATGCGCATTCAAGAACATGAAGCAGAACAAGATGTCCAACTACTCTCTGGTCCCTCCTGGATTCATGGACTTGGACAAGTCACACTTTCTCAGGAAAG GAATTGCTGGGGACTGGAAAAACCAACTAACAGTGGCAGAAGCAGAATACTTTGATGCTGTTTataaggaaaaaatgaaagacgTCAAATATAAATTTGTATGGGATTAA